Below is a genomic region from Spirochaetota bacterium.
GAGCGCTTTCCGCGACAAGAAGCTTTATATCGCCGACGGGCATCACCGGTATGAGACCGCCGTACAGTACCGCGATGCTCAACGCGCACTTCACGGACCGAACGGTGCGTATGACCGCGTGATGATCTATATGACCGAAGCGGACGATACCGCGCTTTCCATCTACCCCACGCATCGCATGGTATCCGGCATACCCGCGCATGCCGTCTCCGCGCTCCCGAAGGCCGTCGGCCCGCTCTTTACGGTCACGCCGCTTGCGCGCGATGCATCGCACACGAGCGCGCTCGGTCAGGAACGACATTCGTTCGTCTATGTCACGCGTGAGGGCGCGTTCCGGCTTACGCTGAAACCGAACGTGGACCTCGGATCGGAAATATCGGGCGCATCGCCGGAAGTGCGTTCGCTCGATGTCACCGTGCTCCATCGGCTCATACTCGAGCCCGTGTTCGGCATCAATGCGGAACGCCTCTCGGAGCAGACGAACATCACCTATACACGCGATGACGATGAAGCGCTTTCTGCCGTCGCATCGGGCAGCGTGCAGGCGGCGTTCATGCTGCCTGCCACCCCGCTTGCGAGCGTCCTTGCCGTCGCCGACGAGGGCTCGTTCATGCCGCAGAAATCGACGTACTTTTTCCCAAAACTCCCGAGCGGCCTCGTGTTCCGCCTCATGCGATAGGCGGACGTGGGAACACTGTCCGTGATATGCCTCGACCTCGAGGGCGTTCTCGTGCCGGAGATATGGATAAACGTTGCCGCGGCTACCGGCATTGAAAAACTGAAACTTACCACGCGAGATATCTCCGATTATGACGTGCTCATGAAAGGACGCATCGGGATACTCAAAGAG
It encodes:
- a CDS encoding DUF1015 domain-containing protein; translated protein: MAEIHPFTGVRYDEKRFPLDQVTAPPYDVISPSERDAFEVKHPNNVVRLILGKEAPGDTERENKYTRARGSLDAWMREKVLVRDAVPSYYILSQEYTSKDGRRRRTLGIIAELTLSPFGHGVVLPHEKTLSKPKEDRLKLFTATGANLSQVFMLYRDDGAVRIYLEAAVSRPPLASFTDTAGVVNQLWAVPAESADAVSSAFRDKKLYIADGHHRYETAVQYRDAQRALHGPNGAYDRVMIYMTEADDTALSIYPTHRMVSGIPAHAVSALPKAVGPLFTVTPLARDASHTSALGQERHSFVYVTREGAFRLTLKPNVDLGSEISGASPEVRSLDVTVLHRLILEPVFGINAERLSEQTNITYTRDDDEALSAVASGSVQAAFMLPATPLASVLAVADEGSFMPQKSTYFFPKLPSGLVFRLMR